The nucleotide sequence TGCAATCTTTAGGTCTTGAGATAATAGGTGAAGATGTCACCAACAAAGGCAGAATAGATTTGACCGTTTTTATAGGGGATAAGATTTATATAATTGAGTTTAAGGTGAATGCCAATAAAGGTGAAGCCTTGAAGCAGATTAAAAAGAAAAACTACGCACAAAAATATTTAAATAAATCTTCAAAAATTTACCTTGTAGGTATTGAATTTGACTCAAAAGATAAGAACATAGTTAATTTTGAATACGAGAAACTGAAATCGTGACCCGAAAATCGTGAATTAAAAAAGGACAGACAATTTTTATTATTTAGACACCCTGCTTATGAATCTCCGT is from Deferrivibrio essentukiensis and encodes:
- a CDS encoding PD-(D/E)XK nuclease domain-containing protein; the encoded protein is SDSNREKSSLYLSLLNANLKEFEDTLKSIFSSIPYNNYSNNFIQNYEGFYATVTYVYLQSLGLEIIGEDVTNKGRIDLTVFIGDKIYIIEFKVNANKGEALKQIKKKNYAQKYLNKSSKIYLVGIEFDSKDKNIVNFEYEKLKS